A genomic window from Ciona intestinalis chromosome 8, KH, whole genome shotgun sequence includes:
- the LOC104265892 gene encoding 2-oxoglutarate-dependent dioxygenase htyE-like, which produces MLPIIDFKQFRPGVEASDKEINETAKLLVDALSTAGFAYLKNYGIKRETISEVRNAADLVFCSPTDKKNIYKRNPETTFGYIALSTEKANLALPTDYKEVFNIPGSGVDPSVGAKWPHELSPNFASYSKSFMEKCKSLSLRILEVIAVGLQLKDRHALTNAHQFLNQKNSMGTLRYAYYPPIKDDVKPEQRRVSEHSDWGSITLLFVDSSGGLQIETEGTYKDVPVIEDTILINIGDALEFWTNGKLKSTKHRVNIPDDEVKRNSSRRSIVYFAFPDNDVVINQPLQFKGDADVPDPVEEPITALKYCEIKMKEYFST; this is translated from the exons ATGCTGCCCATTATTGATTTCAAGCAATTTCGACCTGGTGTTGAAGCTAGTGACAAAGAAATAAACGAAACGGCTAAGCTATTGGTGGATGCTTTGTCCACAGCAGGTtttgcatatttaaaaaattatggaataaaaag AGAAACCATTAGTGAAGTCAGAAACGCCGCGGATCTAGTGTTCTGTTCACCAACTGACAAGaagaacatttataaaagaaacCCAGAAACCACTTTCGGCTACATTGCGCTCAGTACAGAAAA GGCGAATCTAGCTTTACCCACCGACTACAAAGAAGTATTTAATATACCCGGCTCGGGTGTAGATCCATCTGTAGGCGCAAAATGGCCACATGAACTTTCACCAAACTTTGCTTCATACTCGAAATCTTTCATGGAAAAATGCAAGAGTCTGTCTTTGAGAATTCTCGAAGTGATCGCTGTCGGATTACAGTTGAAG GATCGCCATGCTTTGACGAATGCCCATCAATTtctaaaccaaaaaaatagtatGGGTACTCTTAGATATGCATATTATCCACCAATTAAAGACGATGTTAAACCCGAACAAAGACGAGTAAGCGAACATTCAGATTGGGGTTCGATCACTTTGCTCTTTGTTGACAGCAGTGGCGGATTACAG ATTGAGACGGAAGGGACATACAAAGATGTCCCTGTAATAGAAGACACGATTTTGATCAACATTGGAGATGCGTTGGAATTTTGGACAAATGGGAAACTGAAGTCGACA AAACACCGTGTTAATATACCAGACGATGAGGTAAAGCGAAATTCATCTCGAAGGTCGATTGTATATTTCGCTTTCCCTGATAATGATGTCGTGATCAATCAACCTCTTCAGTTCAAGGGTGATGCAGATGTTCCGGATCCTGTAGAAGAACCGATAACAGCTTTGAAATATTGCGAGATCAAaatgaaagaatatttttcaacCTAG